In Miscanthus floridulus cultivar M001 chromosome 8, ASM1932011v1, whole genome shotgun sequence, the sequence AGGGTACAAATCGCCGGAGCTATTGCACCGATAGAGCAGCGCCTTAGTTTTCAGATCCTTCACAGACAAACCAAACGGGTCAAATTCCACAGACACAAGGTTGTCAATGGTAAACTTGCGCACGGAAATAAGATTGGTGACTAATTGAGGAGAAACTAAAACGTTGGATAAAGAAAATTGCCGGGtaggagagggaaaaacaacactGCCACGAGCGGTGATGGGAATGGAAGAGCCGTTGCCGACAAGAATATTTGTGGGTGTGTGGGAAGGAGAAGTGGAGGAGAGAATACCCTGATCGTTGGAGAGATGGGAGGACGCGCCGGAATCCATGAACCAGTCGGGCTGCTGCAGGGTCATGGAGTTCAGCGTGTTGATCAAGGCAGTGGGATCCCAGGTGTTCGTGGCGGACGTCGTTGCAGCTGCTGCAGGCGCGCCGGCAGTAGGTAATCCGGGAGGGGCGCCAGCGAACATGGCCTGATGCGGAACACCGGGACGTGGACCAAGCACGCCCTGGGTAGGCTGCATTGGCCACATCTGGAAGGTGTCGGTGTAGGGGTTCAGGAAACCGCCGAAACCGCCGGGCGCGCCAGACCTGCCGGAGGATGGCGCACTGTTGCGATTTTTGTTCTTGTTcctgttcttgttgttgttccGCGGTGCAGAAGAGGACTGCTGGGGCGCCGAAGGGGAAGCGAACGGCTGGGGCGCCGGCGGTTGAGGCGCCACCACCAGCGCCGTTTGTTCGCCGGGCTGCGGGGTCTTGAGGTCCGCCTCCTCAAGTTCCAGCATGGAGCACGCAGTGCTGAACGTCGGCAGGGGATCCCGGGATTTGATGAGGGTCCCCATGTGACGAAGAGTCGGACTTAGGCCTTGAATGAGCGTGAGGACCAGAGTCGGTTCGTTGACGGGGAATCCAAGATCGGCGAGCCCGTCGGCGTACGACTTGAGGCGCTCGCTATAGTCGGAGAAGGAGAGGTTGCCTTGCGCGAGATTGCGGAAGTCCGCTTCCAACGCAAGGGCCCGCGACGACTTGTTGTTCTGGAACTGCGCCTCGATCGCCAGCCAGATGGTGCGGGCGTTTGCGCCGGGCGTCATCACCTTGTTCATCAGCTTCGGAGAGATGGACGAGTAGAGGAGGGATCGGACAGAGAAATCCGTCGTCGTCCACACCGGCGTGACCAGGTCAGGCACCGGCGTACCATCGATGTGGTGACCAGCGCCGAACTTGCCGAGGAGGGTGGTGAAAAGCTCACGCCAGGCACGATAATTGGGCGGGTGAAGTTCCAGGGTGATGGGGAGGTGAGTTTTGATATTGATGGTGGCGAGAGAGGCAGCAGGATTCAGAGGGGCGGCGGCAGGAAGGACTGCGGCGAGGGCTGCAGCAAGAGCCGCGGTGGGATCGGGCACGatctcgtcgtcggccatggcaagAGAGAGGAGGGCGGGCCGCCGGGTGGGTGGACGCGTCATGAGGGGAACACGCGCGGAGAGGggtggcggcgcgaggaagaagagtcgCGGCCTGGGCGTGCGATCAGCGGAAGCAGAGGATCGGGTATGCGGCTGATACCATGTTAGAGTGGGAAGATCAGATTGGGGGCAAAGGCCACACAGGGCAACAGCCAGGGGCGCCATTATATATAAGCCAATGGGCTGAATTACAGGAGGTGATAGACACCAATAATAGCTTATTATACAGGCCTACCATACATGTGTAACCGTAACAACCGTAACTATACAAGCCTACCATACATGTGTAACAATATTCCAACAGTTTGCAGCAATGGTTAAGAGTCCATAATCCAATCCCAGCCaaataacaaaaaaaataaaaattaacaGGTGATCATACCTGTTACAATGCAATAGTTTGGATGCTTTGTGCATGCCCCATAAAATTGCAGAATATTTTCATGGTTAACACCCCTGGAGAGAAAATATCTAGAATTAGTTGGAACAAAATGGAACTGATTTATTCAGTTATTATGTACAGTGAAAGCTTGCCTTAGAATAAGTACTTCCTGCAGGAACTCAACTTGTGAAGGATTGCTGAGATTTGCAGATCTGAGACACTTTATAGCAACATCATGGCCTTTATAAGTTCCTCGATATCTGTGAACAACAACATCAGTGATAAGCATTGGAGATTGGACAGTAAACTATTGTATGACATTGTCTATGGAAGCAAAACATAGGTTAATACACATGACAAGTTGTCAGCTGGCTTAATGACAATCTACTAATTAAAAATCGTTTATTTCATTTTCAGCAGATGACAAGCAGCATCTGTAGATATTTATAGAGAGAATAGGCTGGCACAAAAGGAAGGTTAGGATTGAAGTGGCAAAGTGGGCACCacatttcaaaattcaaataagtGAATTTTAAGGTAATGGTATTTCTGGGAACATTGATGCATCAAAATAGTGCTTACAAATCTGCAGACGATCCAGATGCTATCTTATCATCCCTTGTTAGCATGCTTAAGTCAATTTCACAATCTCCAACCTTTTGTTGTAGGTCAACTATTCTCTCCGATGTCGAAGAATTTGTTGAATTAGATGGTGATGCCTGCGTATTACATGGAGATAATTTAACTCTTTAGAAAATGTTAACAATGAAATGCTGGCTAATATCAGGGTTTTGTGCATAACGCCGCATTTGCTGTGACCAATGACACAGGACAAGGGTGAAGATGTCTTATTCATGACTTAATCCTTAATCATAAACTAGAATTACTGAAGTATGTTCAAAATAGTAGTGTGTCGTACATTTTTTTGTGTTAATGTCTCTTTAATCGCCGCGATCAGCTCATCAGTCTCCTGCATGAATAATTGCAGAATGAGAGTCGTTTTCCAGACAACCCTTGCATAGTTGCATCGTACATGAGAGTATAACTACAGATTAGATGGTTCACTCTGTCTATTAAAAATGTaagttggtattcattgatttaCATCAACACAATCCTTTAAATAATTTTGGGCCCATATAGTCAAATTTCAGATACAGAACAGAAATGATATAATAATTTCAAAAGTCCACAGCAGTAAGCATATGTGCACGTTTAAATTTACCTCTGTCTTCCAGCCATCAACAACAAAAACGTCCAAACAAAAACCATCCTTTGTGGAGTAAACGTGAGCTTCCTGGATATTCAGTCCAACCTCAGAGAGCAAGGCAGTTAGCTGTTGAACCACCATTTGCCGTGAGAAAATTAGAACCAGACAAGAAGAGCAGGCTACATGGAAATGACCAGTACGTGAACTGACAAGGTACATGGCATTACCCGACTTAGGAGCTTGGGCCTGTCGATGGAGGAGAAAATGATCTCATGAAGAAGGACAGTTTTCAAGTCGTCCCTGGACAACATTGAGTGTCAAATTTTATTAAGAAAACATTAACACAATCATTTCTATCTAAATCCTGTGTACTAAGAAAATTGAAAGGAATGAAAGAAAGGAAGGAAGGCAGCACTTTCTGAGCGAATCCAATTATTGCTAGAAGAAGAAGCCAGCATAGGCAGTGGGAGCGGATAAAGGGAACAAGCACTACCTAGTCTTAGAGGAGATAGACATGGAATCATTTCTGTCCACagtctttcttctttccaaactgaGCTCCTCCAACAACTTTTGATACGGCTCCTCATGATCTTGACTATGGCCAGTGCCGTCATCCTCCATGGGAACTGTCTTATACTGCTCATCAATCAAGGCAAGCAGAGCATTAGCAACACAGCACAATGAATCAATCatcctcttttcttttctttttttctttgccgCTTCGGAATAACCCCGTTGCCTTGCTTAATCGATGCTCTCTCTGTGTGTCTTTTTTTTTATATACTTCATTCATTTTCATCAGacgggagaaaaaaaaaagagtggaCCTTTAGGAACCGCGCGTGAAAGACGGGTCGCTTGTTGGGGTCGGCGCACTCGTCGAGGATCCTCCAGTGCAGCAGGACATCGTCCACTTTGCCTTCGAGGTCAAGGTCGAGGAGGTACCTCCGCGGCAACCTCTCGAGGTGGCGGGCGAAGCGGGCGTTGAAGGTGGGGTCTGCGAGCGTACGGTCGTGCCGCCCCGTCTGGCGGAGGCGCTCGCGGATCTTCCTCTGCACCTCGTGGAGGTCGGGGTTGAACGCACGTGGCGACCGAGGAGGTGGGGAGCTCTCGCCTGTGCCCTCCTCCAAGTTCTGCTGGTCCTCCCCAACATGCGGCGGCCGTGCCGGCGGAGCCATCTGAGAATTTCGAACCTCTTGTTGCGGTGGCGGGTGCGGCCGCGTCGAGCCAGCCGGCCGGTTCGGGACACCCTAGGCTAGTATTTATAGAGGGgctccggccggccggccggccggcggagTGAGCGCCGATTGGAttggaggacgacgatgacgattgTCATGGAGAGAATGGACGCTGACCGGGCCAAGTATCAGTACATGTGAAGGAACCGAACTAATTCAAACACATATTTAGATTAAATATTATTACTTCTTGCAATTAAATTATGTTTTGAGTTAGCCTACACACTAAACTAAAGATTGTAAATTTTGGCCAATCcttttaaaatatatatatatatagcacatACGGAAACATTTATGTGTCTGCAGCGTGATGTAATTACTCTTACTCCTATTAGCATACATAAGTAAGAGCAACTCGAGTAGAAGTCCTTAATTAAGGGCTcctatt encodes:
- the LOC136476563 gene encoding serine/threonine-protein kinase STY8-like isoform X1, which encodes MAPPARPPHVGEDQQNLEEGTGESSPPPRSPRAFNPDLHEVQRKIRERLRQTGRHDRTLADPTFNARFARHLERLPRRYLLDLDLEGKVDDVLLHWRILDECADPNKRPVFHARFLKYKTVPMEDDGTGHSQDHEEPYQKLLEELSLERRKTVDRNDSMSISSKTRDDLKTVLLHEIIFSSIDRPKLLSRLTALLSEVGLNIQEAHVYSTKDGFCLDVFVVDGWKTEETDELIAAIKETLTQKNASPSNSTNSSTSERIVDLQQKVGDCEIDLSMLTRDDKIASGSSADLYRGTYKGHDVAIKCLRSANLSNPSQVEFLQEVLILRGVNHENILQFYGACTKHPNYCIVTEYMPGGNIYDFLHKQNNFLELHKILRFAIDISKGMDYLHQNNIIHRDLKSANLLLGFDQVVKIADFGVARLGSQEGQMTAETGTYRWMAPEIINHKPYDYKADVFSFAIVLWELATSKVPYDNMTPLQAALGVRQGLRLDIPASVHPRLTKLIRQCWDENPDVRPTFAEIIIELQDILHYMQAPKGPSRRSRAKMQKKSEG
- the LOC136476563 gene encoding serine/threonine-protein kinase STY8-like isoform X3; the encoded protein is MAPPARPPHVGEDQQNLEEGTGESSPPPRSPRAFNPDLHEVQRKIRERLRQTGRHDRTLADPTFNARFARHLERLPRRYLLDLDLEGKVDDVLLHWRILDECADPNKRPVFHARFLKYKTVPMEDDGTGHSQDHEEPYQKLLEELSLERRKTVDRNDSMSISSKTRDDLKTVLLHEIIFSSIDRPKLLSRLTALLSEVGLNIQEAHVYSTKDGFCLDVFVVDGWKTEETDELIAAIKETLTQKNASPSNSTNSSTSERIVDLQQKVGDCEIDLSMLTRDDKIASGSSADLYRGTYKGHDVAIKCLRSANLSNPSQVEFLQEVLILRGVNHENILQFYGACTKHPNYCIVTEYMPGGNIYDFLHKQNNFLELHKILRFAIDISKGMDYLHQNNIIHRDLKSANLLLGFDQVVKIADFGVARLGSQEGQMTAETGTYRWMAPEIINHKPYDYKADVFSFAIVLWELATSKVPYDNMTPLQAALGVRQGLRLDIPASVHPRLTKLIRQCWDENPDVRPTFAEIIIELQDILHYMQVV
- the LOC136476563 gene encoding serine/threonine-protein kinase STY8-like isoform X4 translates to MAPPARPPHVGEDQQNLEEGTGESSPPPRSPRAFNPDLHEVQRKIRERLRQTGRHDRTLADPTFNARFARHLERLPRRYLLDLDLEGKVDDVLLHWRILDECADPNKRPVFHARFLKYKTVPMEDDGTGHSQDHEEPYQKLLEELSLERRKTVDRNDSMSISSKTRDDLKTVLLHEIIFSSIDRPKLLSRLTALLSEVGLNIQEAHVYSTKDGFCLDVFVVDGWKTEETDELIAAIKETLTQKNASPSNSTNSSTSERIVDLQQKVGDCEIDLSMLTRDDKIASGSSADLYRGTYKGHDVAIKCLRSANLSNPSQVEFLQEVLILRGVNHENILQFYGACTKHPNYCIVTEYMPGGNIYDFLHKQNNFLELHKILRFAIDISKGMDYLHQNNIIHRDLKSANLLLGFDQVVKIADFGVARLGSQEGQMTAETGTYRWMAPEQVLIQELHVNFLSFLKRILFICKVWSR
- the LOC136476563 gene encoding serine/threonine-protein kinase STY8-like isoform X2: MAPPARPPHVGEDQQNLEEGTGESSPPPRSPRAFNPDLHEVQRKIRERLRQTGRHDRTLADPTFNARFARHLERLPRRYLLDLDLEGKVDDVLLHWRILDECADPNKRPVFHARFLKYKTVPMEDDGTGHSQDHEEPYQKLLEELSLERRKTVDRNDSMSISSKTRDDLKTVLLHEIIFSSIDRPKLLSREAHVYSTKDGFCLDVFVVDGWKTEETDELIAAIKETLTQKNASPSNSTNSSTSERIVDLQQKVGDCEIDLSMLTRDDKIASGSSADLYRGTYKGHDVAIKCLRSANLSNPSQVEFLQEVLILRGVNHENILQFYGACTKHPNYCIVTEYMPGGNIYDFLHKQNNFLELHKILRFAIDISKGMDYLHQNNIIHRDLKSANLLLGFDQVVKIADFGVARLGSQEGQMTAETGTYRWMAPEIINHKPYDYKADVFSFAIVLWELATSKVPYDNMTPLQAALGVRQGLRLDIPASVHPRLTKLIRQCWDENPDVRPTFAEIIIELQDILHYMQAPKGPSRRSRAKMQKKSEG